The genomic DNA GTAGGGGACGCTGGTGCCCATGGGTACCGCCTGGACGCCATCCTCGTGGCGTGAGCAGCCGGCCGGGCAGCAGCCCGACTGGCCCGACGCCACCGCGCTCGAGCTCGTCCTCAAGCAGCTCGGGGGCTACCCGCCGCTCGTGTTCGCCGGTGAGGCCCGCAACCTGACCGCTGACCTCGCCCAGGTCGCCGCCGGCGAGGCCTTCCTCGTGCAGGCGGGCGACTGCGCCGAGTCGTTCGACGCCTTCTCGGCCGACACCATCCGGGACAAGCTCAAGGTCATCCTCCAGATGGCGGTGGTGCTCACCTACAGCTCCGGCGTGCCGGTGCTCAAGGTCGGCCGCATCGCCGGACAGTTCGCCAAGCCCCGATCGTCGCCCACCGAGCGCATCGACGGCGCCGACGTCCCGTCGTTCCGCGGGCACATGGTCAACGACGACGCACCCGAGGCCGCCGGCCGGGTGGCCGACCCGTCCCGCCTCCTCACGGCCTACCACCAGTCCTCGGCCACGCTGAACCTGTTGCGCGCCTTCACCAAGGGCGGCTTCGCCGACCTCAACCGGGTCCACGCGTGGAACCAGGAGTTCGTCGCCACCTCCAGCCAGGGACAGCGCTACGAGGCGGTGGCCGACGAGATCGAGCGGGCGCTGCGCTTCATGAAGGCCTGCGGCATCGACCTCGAGACCGAGCACCAGCTCCACCAGGTCGACTTCTACACCAGCCACGAGGCGCTCATCCTCGGCTACGAGGAGGCGCTCACCCGTCAGGACTCCCTCACCGGCGACTGGTACGACTGCTCGGCCCACATGCTCTGGATCGGCGAGCGCACCCGCGAGATCGACGGGGCCCACGTGGAGTTCCTCTCCGGGGTGGCCAACCCGCTGGGCTGCAAGGTCGGCCCCACCGCCACCGTCGACGAGGTCCTCGCCATCTGCGAGCGGCTCAACCCCGAGAAGGCGCCCGGCCGGCTCACCCTCATCTCCCGCATGGGCGCCCAAGCCGTGACCGAGGGCCTGCCCCCGCTCCTGCGAGCGGTGCGCGACGCCGGACACCCCGTCGTGTGGGCGTGCGACCCCATGCACGGCAACACCTTCACCGCACCCGGTGGCCGCAAGACCCGCCACTTCGACGACGTGTTGACCGAGATCAGCGGCTTCTTCGCTGCCCACCGGGCCGAGGGGACCTGGCCCGGCGGCGTCCACATCGAGCTCACCGGCGACGACGTCACCGAGTGCCTCGGGGGGTCGACCGAGGTCCTCGACACCCACCTCGACCAGCGTTACGAGACGATGTGCGACCCCCGCCTCAACGCCCGTCAGAGCCTCGACCTGGCGTTCCGCGTGGCCGAGCTGCTCCGCCAGCCCTGACGGGCTCACCGCCCCCGCCCCGAATAGGGGTGAAACTTGATCGGAATACTCGGGATTGAGGTAGGGTTTCCACTCGTACGCACCTCGAGGGGGCAACCCGCGTGAGCACGACCGACATCCGAATCGATCCCGAAGCCCAGGCCGACATCGACAAGTTCGAGATCCAGCTGGCCCGCTACCTGGCCGGCGACCTCGAGGAGGACGCCTTCCGGGTCTTCCGCCTGAACAACGGCGTGTACGGCCAGCGCCAGGGCGGCCACAACCAGATGCTGCGGGTCAAGGCGCCCTACGGGGCCGTCTCAGCCGAGCAGCTGGAGATGTTCGCCCACATCGCCGACACCTACTCCCGCGGCTGGGGCCACATCACCACCCGCCAGAACCTGCAGTTCCACTTCGTGCAGCTGGAGCAGGTCCCCGATGCCATGCGCGACCTCGCCAGGGCCGGCCTCACCACCCGCGAGGCCTGCGGCGACACCGTCCGCAACGTCCAGGGCTGCCACCTCGCCGGCGCCTGCCCCTACGAGGTACTCGACATCAGCCCGTGGGCCGAGGCCACCCACCAGCACTTCCTGCGCAACCCCATCGCCCAGCGGCTGCCCCGCAAGTTCAAGATCAACTTCTCGGGCTGCGCCACCGACTGCGGCCAGGCGATGTTCAACGACATCGGCGTGGTGGGCGTCACCCGCCCCCTCCCTGACGGCACCGTGGAGCCCGGCTTCCGGGTCTTCCTCGCCGGCGGGCTCGGCGCCAACCCCCACCCGGCCCAGGCGCTGGAGGACTTCACCTCGCGCGACGACCTGATGGCCACCATCGAGGCCGCCCTGCGGGTCTTCGGCAACCACGGGAACCGCGACAACAAGCTCCGTGCCCGCATGAAGTGGCTGGTCGACACCATGGGCATCGAGGAGCTCCGCGAGCGGATCCTCAAGGAGCGCAAGTTCCTCGTTGCCTCGGCCACCTGGCCTGGCGGCATCCCCGCCGCCGTGCGCGAGGCGGGTGACGCGCCCGCCGGTGTGTCCACCACGATCTCGCCCGACCCCGTCGGCTACGGCACCCCGGTCGAGATCCGCCGCCGCGACCCGCTCGGGGCGTGGGACGACGCCAACGTGGTGCGAGGGGTGGCCAAGGGCACCGTCTCGGCCAATGCCTACGCCCGCCTCGGCGACATCACCTCCGCGCAGTTCCGCGCCCTCGCCGCCGCGCAGCGCGAGCTCGACGCCGAGGTCCGCGTCACCAACCGCCAGAACCTCGTGTTCCGGGACCTGACCGAGGAGCAGCTTCCCGTGCTGTTCGAGCGCCTCCAGGCCATCGGCATGGCTGAGCCCGGCGCCGAGCTGGCCCGAGACGTCGTCGCTTGCCCCGGCGCCGACACGTGCAAC from Acidimicrobiales bacterium includes the following:
- a CDS encoding 3-deoxy-7-phosphoheptulonate synthase class II, with protein sequence MGTAWTPSSWREQPAGQQPDWPDATALELVLKQLGGYPPLVFAGEARNLTADLAQVAAGEAFLVQAGDCAESFDAFSADTIRDKLKVILQMAVVLTYSSGVPVLKVGRIAGQFAKPRSSPTERIDGADVPSFRGHMVNDDAPEAAGRVADPSRLLTAYHQSSATLNLLRAFTKGGFADLNRVHAWNQEFVATSSQGQRYEAVADEIERALRFMKACGIDLETEHQLHQVDFYTSHEALILGYEEALTRQDSLTGDWYDCSAHMLWIGERTREIDGAHVEFLSGVANPLGCKVGPTATVDEVLAICERLNPEKAPGRLTLISRMGAQAVTEGLPPLLRAVRDAGHPVVWACDPMHGNTFTAPGGRKTRHFDDVLTEISGFFAAHRAEGTWPGGVHIELTGDDVTECLGGSTEVLDTHLDQRYETMCDPRLNARQSLDLAFRVAELLRQP
- a CDS encoding nitrite/sulfite reductase; translation: MSTTDIRIDPEAQADIDKFEIQLARYLAGDLEEDAFRVFRLNNGVYGQRQGGHNQMLRVKAPYGAVSAEQLEMFAHIADTYSRGWGHITTRQNLQFHFVQLEQVPDAMRDLARAGLTTREACGDTVRNVQGCHLAGACPYEVLDISPWAEATHQHFLRNPIAQRLPRKFKINFSGCATDCGQAMFNDIGVVGVTRPLPDGTVEPGFRVFLAGGLGANPHPAQALEDFTSRDDLMATIEAALRVFGNHGNRDNKLRARMKWLVDTMGIEELRERILKERKFLVASATWPGGIPAAVREAGDAPAGVSTTISPDPVGYGTPVEIRRRDPLGAWDDANVVRGVAKGTVSANAYARLGDITSAQFRALAAAQRELDAEVRVTNRQNLVFRDLTEEQLPVLFERLQAIGMAEPGAELARDVVACPGADTCNLAVTQSRGLADDIGRALDEAGLAEVPGIRINISGCTNSCGQHHISDIGFFGAERRAHGRAAPGYQMLLGGRVAQTEIEFGKKALRLPARNAAEATVRVVGRYAGEREAGETFASWLDRVGGAGEVGTTLKELDHFPTPEEDPEFYIDFGETGPYVTEIGDSECAT